A stretch of the Corylus avellana chromosome ca6, CavTom2PMs-1.0 genome encodes the following:
- the LOC132185192 gene encoding uncharacterized protein LOC132185192, which yields MEGDGQGGVFRKECVSSPKRTRDAAEGSAQSKTSTLWRHLWQLPIQNAEKHFLWHACHDSLPTRANLCSRKVLTDPSCPICAREPEMLFHTLWMCPAARDVWSEGGACFQKSSFAGPEFLQVVEGMISRCDRLEFIQFVGIARRLWLRRNDFIHSGLFTHPMVLFKQALQVTELFQTLTARRQTDWVSMAESSNTAWTAPLPSWFKANWDAGVDIKQGRVGSGAVLRDHQGKMWAARSQTRHGFLDPSVAEALGALLAVQLCMEMGIQQVQLEGDAKNVIMVVNSEASDESSKGQLPTDIRSSLRAISAWEMRYVRRGENKVAHAFARLAVNEDVQMVWFYNTPE from the coding sequence ATGGAGGGGGACGGCCAAGGGGGTGTTTTTCGTAAGGAGTGCGTATCATCTCCAAAAAGAACGAGAGATGCAGCAGAGGGCTCTGCCCAGTCCAAAACTAGCACGCTATGGAGGCACCTTTGGCAACTCCCCATCCAAAATGCAGAAAAGCATTTTCTGTGGCACGCCTGCCACGATTCCCTGCCCACTAGAGCAAATTTATGTTCTCGAAAGGTTCTAACAGATCCTAGTTGTCCAATATGTGCACGCGAGCCTGAGATGCTTTTTCATACTTTATGGATGTGTCCTGCGGCGCGCGATGTCTGGAGTGAAGGAGGTGCTTGCTTCCAAAAAAGCAGCTTTGCGGGGCCTGAGTTTTTGCAGGTTGTTGAAGGAATGATTAGTAGGTGTGATCGCTTGGAATTTATCCAATTTGTGGGCATAGCTCGTCGACTATGGCTTAGGCGGAATGATTTTATACACAGTGGGCTGTTCACACACCCGATGGTTCTCTTTAAGCAAGCTCTTCAGGTGACAGAGTTGTTCCAAACCCTTACGGCTAGAAGGCAGACTGACTGGGTCTCAATGGCAGAAAGCTCGAATACAGCATGGACAGCACCCCTTCCGAGTTGGTTTAAAGCCAACTGGGACGCTGGTGTGGACATCAAGCAGGGACGCGTGGGATCAGGGGCTGTTCTGCGGGATCACCAGGGCAAGATGTGGGCAGCACGAAGCCAGACAAGACATGGCTTCCTGGATCCTTCAGTGGCTGAAGCTTTGGGGGCCCTGTTGGCAGTGCAGCTTTGCATGGAGATGGGAATACAGCAAGTTCAACTAGAAGGCGATGCTAAAAATGTAATCATGGTAGTGAACTCTGAAGCTTCGGATGAGAGTAGCAAGGGACAACTACCTACAGACATACGCTCGTCTTTACGGGCCATATCGGCCTGGGAAATGAGATATGTACGCAGGGGGGAGAATAAGGTGGCTCACGCGTTTGCTAGATTGGCGGTGAATGAAGATGTTCAAATGGTGTGGTTTTATAACACTCCGGAATGA
- the LOC132185193 gene encoding uncharacterized protein LOC132185193 codes for MVRDKVKVLEGRPWVFESNLFLVEDFDGHTSPSKFTFDKASFWVRIMNLPLAYMGREVGFKLRPAIRTVEKVDTDKDGIGWGEFLRVKIVIDLYKPLSRGRMLKFDGKSTLIGFKYERMPKFCYHCGVLCHGAEGCLKRSMMRNQEILQFGPGMRASSPTRRTEKHQDMQVGHSDYTKSAQPEPGGWKHYDDHLDRGGIMAGKEGIRKPEGQNIMKGYFGEGDNL; via the coding sequence ATGGTTAGAGACAAGGTAAAAGTTTTAGAGGGTCGACCGTGGGTTTTCGAGAGTAATCTATTCTTGGTAGAAGACTTCGATGGGCACACTTCACCTTCGaaatttacttttgacaaagctTCTTTTTGGGTGCGGATCATGAACTTACCCTTGGCTTATATGGGACGCGAGGTAGGTTTCAAACTCAGACCTGCGATCAGGACAGTGGAAAAGGTGGATACCGATAAGGATGGAATCGGATGGGGGGAGTTTTTACGAGTTAAGATCGTGATCGACCTCTACAAACCCCTCTCACGTGGACGCATGCTAAAGTTCGATGGGAAGTCGACTTTGATCGGTTTCAAATATGAGCGTATGCCTAAATTCTGTTATCATTGTGGGGTACTTTGTCATGGAGCAGAAGGGTGCCTGAAACGAAGTATGATGAGAAACCAGGAGATCCTTCAATTTGGCCCAGGGATGAGAGCCAGCTCACCAACCCGACGAACAGAAAAACACCAAGATATGCAAGTAGGTCATTCAGATTATACAAAGTCTGCTCAACCTGAACCAGGAGGATGGAAACACTATGATGATCATCTTGATAGGGGGGGTATAATGGCCGGAAAAGAAGGCATAAGGAAACCAGAAGGGCAGAACATAATGAAGGGGTATTTCGGGGAAGGCGACAATCTGTAA